In Acidianus brierleyi, one genomic interval encodes:
- a CDS encoding MogA/MoaB family molybdenum cofactor biosynthesis protein, giving the protein MNSHELHRELAPKILNFFVITISTSRYEKMIKKEPVVDESGDAIKQEIITAGHKILGYDLVPDNKIKILKAFLNAVDNENVDVIVSTGGTGYSPSDTTVETLRKIFDREVEGFSDVFRMLSYNDPKVKSAAYLTKASAGIINSKVIYLLPGSPSAVTLAMKELIIPEVSHLVYIVRSK; this is encoded by the coding sequence ATGAATTCACACGAACTACATAGGGAATTAGCACCAAAGATATTGAATTTTTTTGTAATTACCATAAGCACATCTAGATACGAAAAAATGATAAAAAAGGAGCCAGTAGTAGACGAGTCTGGTGATGCAATAAAGCAAGAAATAATTACTGCAGGACACAAGATACTAGGATATGATTTAGTTCCAGATAACAAAATAAAAATACTTAAAGCTTTCTTAAATGCAGTAGATAATGAAAATGTAGATGTAATAGTTTCAACAGGCGGAACTGGGTACTCTCCATCTGATACTACAGTAGAGACTTTACGAAAGATTTTTGATAGAGAAGTAGAAGGTTTTAGTGACGTTTTTAGAATGCTCAGCTATAATGATCCAAAAGTAAAGTCAGCTGCATATTTAACTAAAGCATCTGCTGGAATAATTAATAGTAAAGTAATATATCTCTTACCTGGTTCCCCAAGTGCAGTAACTTTGGCAATGAAAGAATTAATTATACCAGAAGTTTCGCATCTGGTATATATAGTACGCTCTAAGTAG
- a CDS encoding 4Fe-4S dicluster domain-containing protein, translated as MEKFLFSALSPTVKVNPPEVIIKVRKEDDLQNLRDFTPRYEFIRGLQGNKIADLTEFKGVEDLGDKIKVMPGTKWKEIINYNPEIFCIRDFTVGGSVSFNDACFGFNEFGYIKDRVEVEAYIDGQKYEGKYKGGIISAVLINKENKEMCYKYLEGDFLYLANLVKKWFISDFPVFRDVTLIKENNKAKVFVSYTKTREVLVKKFIDNFQDSKPPYEDIRKHKFRYAGYITLVSFEPSVFSRSDLVYFHFRKNEVYYYAFSQNPLVLPNTTVYSDVNDKILFNGCILCGKCTEVCPHKDQRDSSVFSPLGFYVLSSFSKEKEVSNCHMCGKCTNVCPVDLSIVLDLIKSAKFPETKLGININLFSRRVIVLTVISKDLKEFAIKAFKILDSMGIKVGIITLDLSYAELIKSEFNNDIKERIKYIDEIITLTPEEFHFLSSLQNVKIIDVTFIYQLLEKEIKNKLEKMKVHVPCFYDANFKNADKTCSYEFLNEVNNEGYGKKNPNADISLCPLAARRLGIKNILDLFNVQIDYSISDKFYKDFISYLGSLNELFKDLEWYTDIDDNVKNEAFTDLIENFLSSRSKDELLLFYLNNDKYIDLDKNIRDHIVKGIEKLFAT; from the coding sequence ATGGAAAAATTTCTATTTTCAGCATTATCCCCTACTGTTAAGGTAAATCCTCCAGAGGTTATTATTAAAGTACGTAAGGAAGACGATTTACAAAACTTAAGAGATTTTACTCCTAGATATGAATTTATAAGAGGACTTCAGGGAAACAAAATAGCTGATTTGACCGAGTTTAAAGGAGTAGAAGATCTAGGAGACAAAATTAAAGTGATGCCTGGAACTAAATGGAAAGAAATAATTAATTATAATCCAGAAATTTTTTGTATAAGAGATTTTACTGTGGGTGGTTCAGTATCTTTTAATGACGCATGTTTTGGATTTAATGAGTTTGGATACATTAAGGATAGAGTAGAAGTTGAGGCTTATATAGATGGCCAAAAATATGAGGGAAAATACAAAGGTGGAATAATATCTGCAGTACTAATAAATAAGGAAAATAAGGAAATGTGTTACAAGTATCTTGAAGGAGACTTCCTATATCTAGCAAATCTAGTTAAAAAATGGTTTATTTCTGATTTCCCTGTTTTTAGAGATGTAACACTGATTAAAGAAAACAATAAAGCCAAGGTATTTGTATCATATACAAAAACGAGAGAAGTATTAGTAAAAAAATTCATCGATAATTTCCAGGATAGTAAACCACCTTATGAAGATATAAGAAAACATAAATTCAGATATGCTGGCTACATAACTTTAGTCTCTTTTGAACCTTCAGTTTTCTCGAGATCAGATTTAGTTTATTTCCATTTCAGGAAAAATGAAGTATACTATTATGCTTTTTCACAAAATCCGTTAGTCTTACCAAATACTACTGTATATTCGGATGTTAATGATAAGATACTTTTTAATGGCTGTATATTATGCGGAAAATGCACTGAAGTTTGCCCGCATAAAGATCAGAGAGATTCTAGTGTATTTTCACCATTAGGATTTTACGTATTGTCTTCCTTTAGCAAGGAAAAAGAAGTGTCTAATTGTCATATGTGTGGTAAATGCACAAACGTATGTCCAGTAGATCTTAGTATAGTTTTAGATCTTATTAAAAGTGCCAAATTTCCAGAAACTAAACTTGGTATTAACATAAATCTTTTTTCTAGAAGAGTAATAGTTTTAACAGTTATTTCTAAAGATCTAAAAGAATTTGCAATTAAGGCATTCAAAATACTTGATTCAATGGGAATAAAAGTAGGCATAATTACATTAGATCTTTCGTATGCAGAATTAATAAAATCCGAATTTAATAATGATATTAAGGAAAGAATAAAATATATAGACGAAATAATTACGCTTACTCCAGAAGAATTTCACTTTTTAAGTTCTCTCCAAAATGTGAAAATAATTGACGTTACGTTCATATACCAATTACTTGAAAAAGAGATCAAGAATAAACTAGAAAAAATGAAGGTTCATGTACCGTGTTTTTATGATGCTAATTTTAAAAATGCAGATAAAACATGCAGCTATGAATTTCTTAATGAAGTCAATAACGAGGGTTATGGTAAGAAAAATCCTAATGCCGATATAAGTCTATGTCCACTAGCTGCAAGAAGGTTAGGGATAAAAAATATTTTAGATTTATTCAATGTTCAAATAGACTATTCTATTTCAGATAAATTTTATAAAGATTTTATATCTTATCTAGGAAGCCTTAATGAACTATTTAAAGATTTAGAATGGTATACTGATATTGACGATAATGTTAAAAATGAGGCCTTTACAGATCTAATTGAAAACTTTCTTAGTAGTAGATCTAAAGACGAGCTACTTCTATTTTATTTAAATAATGATAAATATATAGATCTAGATAAAAATATTAGAGATCACATAGTTAAAGGAATAGAAAAGCTATTTGCTACTTAG
- a CDS encoding DEAD/DEAH box helicase: protein MDILENVKERLNLFNAEITHIYTETAFEPDLGSTVDNLNINEKIKKSLKNIGIEKVYKYQEEAINKILDRRNILIISGTGTGKTEAFLIPILNFAINGEKSILIYPTKALARDQLNRICKLIKNLPIRVGVIDGDTPRIERNRIYEDPPEILITNPDMLHFGLAMSRRFSETIRQADHFVFDEIHVYEGVLGSHLRMIIDRLRDINNKIHIISSSATIGASPYMFEAMFGEQGEIIYGSSRRKGMAFHVLINSNGVSRWTLSAYLAAILIKLGLKILIFTDSQQMAEVTAKIAQRFGADLEVHRAGILPEERLKVEQGLRQGKINGVVATPTLELGIDIGNIDAVIMAENPPSYPKYLQRAGRAGRRNVAGYVFTILSDDPIDSYFLRKPKEFFARKLTPIPFDTSNIEVVKVHTAAYILEKYMVKIKELPNLWQKACKELEKNNVIRIVNGIAYATKETRKFVLESSLRSSGPIVKIYNDDKKIGERELPIALYDLYPNAVYIASKRNYIVDNLDLKKMIATVKKTSDNLPYYTKPLYSVDLKEFNEIENRNVFGLPVKYGEVMVKVSVEGYTVHDFYSKKDKSSAEFKFENPISYSYRTKGLIIKHPILDEFTLMDGMEAYHATEHVLISAGRVVAGASLTDLSGISYPSGHVVIYDSIVGGSGVSKLLYDRLEDAYEVALDIVGKCDCEDGCPKCIYDPYCGNNNKVLSRRKSLRLISEVMKGTRSKDEEFWGESIR, encoded by the coding sequence ATGGATATTTTGGAGAACGTCAAGGAAAGATTAAATTTGTTTAACGCTGAAATCACTCATATTTATACTGAAACAGCCTTTGAACCAGATCTGGGATCTACTGTAGATAATCTAAATATAAATGAGAAAATTAAAAAATCGTTAAAAAATATAGGAATTGAAAAAGTATATAAATACCAAGAAGAAGCTATAAATAAAATTCTAGACAGAAGAAATATATTAATAATTTCTGGTACTGGAACTGGAAAAACAGAAGCATTTCTAATACCAATATTAAACTTTGCAATAAATGGCGAAAAAAGTATATTAATTTATCCTACAAAGGCATTAGCTAGAGATCAACTAAATAGAATTTGTAAACTTATAAAAAATTTGCCAATAAGGGTAGGGGTTATCGATGGAGACACGCCTAGAATAGAAAGAAATAGAATATATGAAGATCCCCCAGAGATTCTGATAACTAATCCAGACATGTTGCATTTTGGTTTAGCTATGAGCAGAAGATTTAGTGAAACTATACGACAAGCTGATCATTTTGTATTTGATGAAATTCATGTTTATGAAGGTGTATTAGGCTCACATTTAAGAATGATAATAGATAGACTAAGAGATATCAATAATAAAATTCATATTATATCTTCTAGCGCTACTATAGGCGCCTCGCCTTATATGTTTGAGGCTATGTTTGGAGAACAAGGAGAAATAATATATGGTAGTAGTAGAAGAAAAGGAATGGCATTTCACGTCTTAATAAACTCTAATGGTGTAAGTAGGTGGACTCTCTCAGCTTATTTAGCTGCTATCCTCATTAAACTAGGCTTAAAGATACTTATTTTTACTGACTCTCAACAGATGGCTGAGGTTACTGCTAAAATAGCTCAAAGATTTGGCGCAGATCTAGAAGTTCATAGAGCTGGTATTTTACCAGAAGAGAGATTAAAAGTTGAGCAAGGCCTTAGACAAGGTAAAATAAATGGAGTAGTTGCTACGCCTACTCTCGAATTAGGTATTGACATAGGCAATATAGACGCTGTAATAATGGCAGAAAATCCACCAAGTTATCCAAAGTATTTACAAAGGGCAGGAAGAGCAGGAAGAAGAAATGTAGCAGGGTACGTGTTTACAATATTAAGTGATGATCCCATAGATTCATATTTCTTAAGAAAACCGAAAGAGTTCTTTGCAAGAAAACTAACTCCTATACCGTTTGATACATCAAACATTGAGGTAGTTAAAGTTCATACAGCAGCATACATTCTTGAGAAATATATGGTAAAAATTAAAGAATTACCTAATCTATGGCAAAAAGCTTGTAAAGAACTTGAAAAGAATAACGTCATAAGGATTGTAAATGGGATAGCTTACGCTACTAAAGAAACAAGAAAATTTGTTTTAGAATCTTCACTAAGAAGCTCAGGTCCTATAGTAAAGATTTATAATGATGATAAAAAAATAGGTGAGAGAGAATTACCTATAGCATTATACGATTTATATCCTAACGCAGTTTATATTGCATCTAAGAGAAATTATATAGTAGATAATCTTGATCTCAAAAAAATGATTGCTACTGTTAAGAAAACTAGTGATAATCTACCTTATTATACCAAGCCATTATACTCAGTAGACTTAAAAGAATTTAATGAAATAGAAAATAGAAACGTATTTGGACTCCCAGTTAAATATGGAGAAGTAATGGTAAAAGTGTCAGTAGAAGGATATACAGTACATGATTTTTATTCAAAAAAAGATAAGAGTTCTGCTGAATTTAAATTTGAAAATCCAATATCTTATTCATATAGAACAAAAGGTCTTATAATAAAACATCCCATATTAGATGAATTCACATTAATGGATGGAATGGAAGCGTATCATGCTACTGAACATGTACTTATTTCAGCAGGAAGAGTTGTAGCTGGAGCTTCGCTCACTGATTTATCTGGTATAAGTTATCCTAGTGGGCACGTAGTAATTTATGATTCAATAGTTGGTGGAAGCGGTGTCTCTAAATTACTTTATGATAGATTAGAGGACGCATATGAGGTAGCCCTAGATATTGTAGGAAAATGTGATTGTGAAGATGGTTGCCCAAAATGCATTTATGATCCTTATTGTGGGAATAATAATAAGGTTCTTTCTAGAAGAAAATCCTTAAGACTGATATCTGAAGTAATGAAAGGTACAAGGAGCAAAGACGAAGAATTTTGGGGAGAGAGTATAAGATAA